The genomic region CCGTATACCGTATACTACACTCCCGATATGATGAAAAGCTTTATGGAACAGCAAACCGGCAGTTACGTGGGCATAGGCGTGACGGTGTTTATGGATGACGACGGATTGGCCACCGTTGCAGACATATTTGACAACTCACCGGCTAAAGCGGCCGGAATGCGCAACGGGGACAAGATTGTCATGGTAAACGGGGAAGACGTGACCGAAATAACAGATCTAAACCTGATTGTTCAGAAAATAAAGGGATTGCCCGATACCGAAGTTGTGCTTATGGTTTACAGACCTGAAATCAATAATTACGTGGAACTTTCGATGGTCAGGAAAGTAATTAATATTCAGTACATTGAGAGCAGAATGATTAATGACGACATAGGGTATATTCAGCTGAAGCTGTTTGATGAAGACATTGCGCAGGACTTTGTTAATCATGTGAATAAACTTATAGCAGCGGGTGCGAAAGGGCTGATTCTTGATCTCAGGAACAATCCCGGCGGGGATTACAGCCAGGTGGTTCGCATGGCCGATTTTATAGTGCCGGAAGGACTGATTGTTTATACCGAGGACAGGAACGGAAACAGACAGGAGGAGAAATCGGGCTCAGGTGAACTAAATATGCCGCTGGTTGTGCTGATAAACGAGTACAGCGCCAGTGCTTCCGAAATTCTTTCGGCAGCAATAAAGGAATACGGCAAGGGTACGCTGATTGGCAAAACCACATTTGGAAAAGGGCTTGTTCAGACCATAATCCCGCTTGAAGGAAACGCCGGGCTGAAATTCACCACGGCAAGATATTTTACTCCTTCAGGCGTTTCAATACACGGAGTCGGTGTCACCCCCGACATTGAAGTCAGCAATGATGAAAAATACAGGTATTACAGCATAGACGAAATCCCCGAGGGCGAGGACAAACAGTTGCTAAGGGCGATTGACGAGGTAAGCAGGTTAATTTCGGAAAAAGAGCATAACAAATAATCTTTTGCTGAATAGCCACATAACCGTAGGGGTATAATATACTCTACGAGGTGGTTATTTATGGCATCAAAGAAAAATGAGAAACTGAAGCTGGAAATTGCGAAAGAACTTGGTCTGTTGGAAAAAGTACAGAAAGAGGGCTGGAAAAGCCTTAGTGCCAAAGAAACCGGCCGGATAGGCGGATTAATGGCAAAGAGAAAAAAATTGGGATAAGGGGTCGGAATGTACAGCGATTTTGCCTATGTTTATGATCTTCTTACAAAAGACGTAGATTATTCAAAGATGGCTGATTACATCGAAAGCCTTTTTTCGGAATACATGGCCGAAAAACCAAAACTTCTGCTTGATCTGGCGTGCGGAACCGGCAGTCTCACTCTGGAACTGGCGAAGCGTGGTTATGACATGATTGGCATTGATGCATCGGAGGACATGCTGAACTGCGCTGTTGAAAAATCGGGCGAAGCTCAGGTGTTCCCGCTGTGGGTTTGCCAGGACATGCGGAATTTTGAACTTTACGGGACGGTTGACGCCATTCTGTGCACGCTGGACAGCCTGAATTACATTACCGATTACGGCGAGCTGAAATTGGTTTTCAGCCTTGTAAGAAACTATCTGAATCCCGGTGGCCTTTTTATTTTTGACATGAATACGCCGTACAAGCTGGAAAGTATTCTCGGAAACAATTTTTTCTACGAGATCGGGGAAGATATAGCGTATATATGGCAGAATACCTATGACAGGGATACCCGGATTTGTTCCTTTGATTTGACATTGTTTGTAAAGGAATCAGGGGATCTTTACAAAAGGTTTGAGGAGGAGCAGCAACAAAAAGCTTGGAATTTTGAAGAAGTAAAATCGGCACTTCAGGAAGCGGGGCTGAAACTTATGGGGATTTTTGACGAATACACCAAGAATCCGCCCCGCGAAAATTCCGAGCGCTGCTTTTTCGTTGCGACAAGATAATGTTACCTTTCCTGAAGTATTGGTGAAAGACTTTTCCTTAGAACAACCGATACCGAAGCCACCACCGAATATAATATTATGTCTTTCAGAAAATAAAGCGACATAGCCGAGACAAGAGCCCAAAAACCAATTGGGCTTTTGTTATAAAAGTTATAGATTACATACATGTATGATATTCCTAACGCGTACTGGACAAAAAGGCCGGCGTACGATGATGCAAATGCCTTTGTGTATGTAAATTCTTCATTTAATTCCGAAACCTTCCCTATGATGTATGCCGTGGCGATAAAGCCCAGTAAAAAGCCGAAAGTGGGCTGAAAAATATATTGAGGGCCGGCTGGTGCCGTGAACACAGGCAAGCCGAGAAGCCCCATGATGATGTAAACGGTAACCGCCAGTGAGCCGTATTTTGAGCCGAGAAGAAGCCCCGCAAGGGCACAAAACACGCCCTGCAACGTAAACGGAACAGGGAAAAAGGGATTTGGGATTTTGATGAAAGCTCCGACTGCGATAAGAGCGGTAAAAAACGCCGTAAGAATCATATTTTTGGTATTTACACGCCGTATCATCATTAACCACCCCGGAAAATGCTTATAATAAATACTAACATCCGGATGTCTGTAATGATGATACAAAAACTTTGCAGAAATGTCAACTAAAAATTTAAAAAGGTTAACAAAATTGGCCTTTATATTTTTCAGACGTTGTCATTCAAAAATCTTTTGATTAAGCGTATATCATCGCCGAAAAGATACAAAATGTCAAATTCCCCGAGTATGCGCGACTCTACGCGTTCGGAATAAATTTTGTGCAGGTCCTGCGGTTCAAGGTTTGTTGATAATATGGTTTTGCACGGAGTAGTTACATTTCTTGCGCTTCTGTAGTTCAAAATTGTAAGCAGTTCTGTATATTTGGCCGCGCTCGGCGACTCGGTGCCCAGGTCGTCTATTATGAGCAGTTCGGTATTGAGTATGTTCTGGTAAGCATTATCCTGTGTGTTTCCGTCAAACTGGTATTTGCTTCTGTAAATGATGTCAAACATTGCGGGAGCAGGCAAGTACAGGACAGTATGCCCCTTTTTCAAAACTTCTATTGCAATGCACTTTGAAAGGAAAGTTTTTCCTACCCCTGTAGGCCCTGTAAAATAAAGGTTGGGATAAGAGGTATTTTCAAAATTATTGACAAAATCGAGGCATTTTTGTTTCACCCTTAAGGCCTGGGCTCTTGGAGAAACCTTAACATTTGAATTCTCATCGGTTTTATCCGAGTAATATTTTTCGTTAAAAAACTCAAACCCCGTCTGCCCGTCACTGTTAAGGTTTGAAACGTCGTAAAGCCTTTCAATCAGAAGCTGGCGGTAGCAGTAACACGGCGTAGTGGTGGGCTTTCCCTCATCGTCAAGGACAAAACCGGTATCATTGCAATTTTTGCAGGTATATTCCACTTCAAGATAATTTTCCGGGAATCCGTTTTCGGTCAGGAGTTTTTTCTTCTGTTCAGTCAGCCGCTTTATTTTTTCTTCAAACAGCCGTACGCTTTCAGGGGGCAGTTCCTGTTTTATCGCCTCACGGTTAAAAGACAGGCCCAGCTCTGCTATCTGCTGATCCAGTTTCCTTATTTCAGGCACTTTTCTGTAAACTTCTTCCTTCCTCTGATCACGGGCGGCTAATGCGTTCTCTCGGCGTTTGAAAAATTCCCTTTTTAGTTCTTCCCAGTTACTGTTCATAAATTCCTCCTGTGTGTTTTGTGGTAGGCATATTTAAACAAAATTTTCATTTAAAAGTGGAATTCTTGAGTTTTTCATAAAAATCATCACTGTATTCTCTTTGCCAGAAATTGCTTTTCTGGGGCACTTTCTCAGCGGAAACGGCAGTTTCGGCCTTTGACGCTGCCGTCGTTGCCTCTTTTTTGGACAAATAAGCAATAACGG from Thermoclostridium stercorarium subsp. stercorarium DSM 8532 harbors:
- a CDS encoding S41 family peptidase, which translates into the protein MRKNWLTAVICVVIAVTFFVAGFFTRNVFDALSPKYEIIFSQNVSRENIINFNKVKSLLLNSYYEEIDEDVLLEGAIKGMVEAVGDPYTVYYTPDMMKSFMEQQTGSYVGIGVTVFMDDDGLATVADIFDNSPAKAAGMRNGDKIVMVNGEDVTEITDLNLIVQKIKGLPDTEVVLMVYRPEINNYVELSMVRKVINIQYIESRMINDDIGYIQLKLFDEDIAQDFVNHVNKLIAAGAKGLILDLRNNPGGDYSQVVRMADFIVPEGLIVYTEDRNGNRQEEKSGSGELNMPLVVLINEYSASASEILSAAIKEYGKGTLIGKTTFGKGLVQTIIPLEGNAGLKFTTARYFTPSGVSIHGVGVTPDIEVSNDEKYRYYSIDEIPEGEDKQLLRAIDEVSRLISEKEHNK
- a CDS encoding biotin transporter BioY; amino-acid sequence: MMIRRVNTKNMILTAFFTALIAVGAFIKIPNPFFPVPFTLQGVFCALAGLLLGSKYGSLAVTVYIIMGLLGLPVFTAPAGPQYIFQPTFGFLLGFIATAYIIGKVSELNEEFTYTKAFASSYAGLFVQYALGISYMYVIYNFYNKSPIGFWALVSAMSLYFLKDIILYSVVASVSVVLRKSLSPILQER
- a CDS encoding class I SAM-dependent DNA methyltransferase, translating into MYSDFAYVYDLLTKDVDYSKMADYIESLFSEYMAEKPKLLLDLACGTGSLTLELAKRGYDMIGIDASEDMLNCAVEKSGEAQVFPLWVCQDMRNFELYGTVDAILCTLDSLNYITDYGELKLVFSLVRNYLNPGGLFIFDMNTPYKLESILGNNFFYEIGEDIAYIWQNTYDRDTRICSFDLTLFVKESGDLYKRFEEEQQQKAWNFEEVKSALQEAGLKLMGIFDEYTKNPPRENSERCFFVATR
- a CDS encoding ATP-binding protein; the encoded protein is MNSNWEELKREFFKRRENALAARDQRKEEVYRKVPEIRKLDQQIAELGLSFNREAIKQELPPESVRLFEEKIKRLTEQKKKLLTENGFPENYLEVEYTCKNCNDTGFVLDDEGKPTTTPCYCYRQLLIERLYDVSNLNSDGQTGFEFFNEKYYSDKTDENSNVKVSPRAQALRVKQKCLDFVNNFENTSYPNLYFTGPTGVGKTFLSKCIAIEVLKKGHTVLYLPAPAMFDIIYRSKYQFDGNTQDNAYQNILNTELLIIDDLGTESPSAAKYTELLTILNYRSARNVTTPCKTILSTNLEPQDLHKIYSERVESRILGEFDILYLFGDDIRLIKRFLNDNV
- a CDS encoding small, acid-soluble spore protein, alpha/beta type → MASKKNEKLKLEIAKELGLLEKVQKEGWKSLSAKETGRIGGLMAKRKKLG